Genomic DNA from Acetilactobacillus jinshanensis:
TAAAGAGCCAATCAGAATGAAGATCAGTAATGGGACAATCCCGTTCTTAATCCCAATAATGAAACCTTCGTCGATGTCATCCCAGCTGAAGCCGCGAAGCTTCGTCCATAAAATGATCATCATGATTCCGGCCATAATCGGTACTTCTGGTGGTAATTTAAAGCCAATTACACTAACACCGATAATAACTAGAACCATTAACAGAATTAATAAACCTTCACCAAAGTGAATTTGCGGTTTTGAATTTTCTTTATCCATAATAATTAATACCTCGCTTATCGAAAATTGAACGTTAAATCATTGAATTCATTAATTAACGTTTTGATAACGAGGATTTCCGCCACAGTGGCGGTTTAATATTTTACTTTCATTCCAAAGCACCTCTTTTAAGATAACAAAAAATCGCCTCAATTATTCTTTCAAATAATTGGGACGATCAGTTATTAATAACCGCGGTACCACCCAGATTAGCAGGTAACTACTCACTCAAATAGATGATAACGGTTCTATGATTTCCGAACATCAACACTCACCGTATTTTGAGCAGCGACCCTGCCCGGTTCACAGCAAACCACCGGTTCTCTGACGTTCAAGCCGCTTCTCTACTAGAAATGAATTTCACGATTACTTATGAATTTTGTTTGACACTTAGTAATGTACCACCGATCTTAATGATTGGCAAGTGAACAGAAATTAATTTTAAATAATATTCAAGATTGTTTCTAAATATTACTACTATTTCTTACTAGTGCCCGTCATTAAACGTTTAACGATATTATTCTCTTTGGGCTCGCAATAGAAGTAACCAAATAGATTATCTTCCATTCCGCTGATTAAGCCTTCAACGCCGTAGCCGGTCTTTCTTAATAGTTTCTTGAAGTCTTTATGAAGCTTAGATCCGAACGGGATGTAACGAATTACCTTACCATCTAAAGTTCCGATAATGGCGTCTTCCGTTTCCTTTAAAGAAGCTTGCTTATTATAGTACTTGTTAGCTAACTGATGAGTCGTGTTTAGTAACCGGTTGTAGCTCATGATTCGCACTAAAGCGGCACTCATTTCTTGAATATCCTGCGGATCATATATCTGGGCGTCGCCGACTTCCTGGTCAATCCCGAAGCAGTAATCACTAAGGAAACAATCAATCACGATCTTGGTAACATCACACGGATGATCAATCATGTGATGTTCAGAATTTAGGATAATTTCATCAACGGTCGGTGTTTTCTTTTTAGAACTAAGGTTTAATGACAATTGTTTAGACATCAAATTCCCTTTCTATCGATGACATTCGATGGTTTCATCTAAACTAATTTTAGATCATTTGACTTATTTATGCTTGGCAGGAGTGGAAAAGTCCTTCGGTCCAGAGGATCTTGTAGATTTTTCGACCCTTCGCCATGGCTTCGTCCTTAAACAGAGCTCGCCCATAGTCCTGATGACTAACGATGTATTCCACTAACCGTGGGAATCTGACCCCAGGATATCTTTTCATCAATGCTGGTGTATTATTTAATTTATAATCTAGATAACGCATGTATTTAACGTCTTTTAAGTTAAAATGCTGTCTATCGATATCAAATTTTTCCATGTTTCAACCCACTTTCGATATTTTATTTCCATTATATAATATACTCGAAGAATGGATATCCGTCCAAGAAGGAGCAAGATATTATGTCATTTAAGAAATCATTGTGTATCTGTGCTAGTACGTTACTGATGCTGAGTCTTGGTGCAACAAGTGCCAGCGCATCAACCGTTAATTCAAATCGTTCCCACCCTAATAATAAAGTTACGAGGATGGCTCGTCATTTAGATAACGTTAAACGAACTAACCATGTTCACGCTCGCAACGTTCGTAAACTTAACCAAATCAAACGTCATTTAATCAATCACCAGAAGAATCTGACTAAACTAGCTCGACGGATTAATCGTGCCCATCGACATCGCCGGAACGCAAACCTTATTAAACGTCTTAATAATGATAAAGCTCAACTAATTAAAGCAATTGAGAATAACGAACGTGGAATGCTGAAATTAGCATTTCAGGGATCAAACGAAAAACACCAGATTAATTTAGCTCATCATCTCCAAAGTCAGCAATTAACTACGGTTAACCTACCATCGGTCACGTCGCCGTCTGAATACAGTACCAGTAAATCCGTGGTTAGTTTTATCAATGAAGTCAACGGCAAGCTGACTAAGTACGGTGTGAAAGACGCTAATTCCTGGAGCAATGGTCGTCAATCTAAATCAAATGAATACAGTGACGTCAACGGTAAGTATTCCGCATCACCGGATCAGATTAGCCACGACGAAATGACTCAATTGAATCGGCAGATCCAGGATGAGATTCAGAATTCGAATAACTGGTTCAATGAATCTAATAATTGGGTAAAAGAAATGAACCAGGAAATTGATCAAGATTTTGATTCTGCCTTTAACTTTTAAAATCAACTAAAAGAAAATCATGATAAATGCTAATTAACATTTACCATGATTTTTAATTTGGTTTAATCCCAATTATTTAACGATTTTGGCACCTAAGCAATTCTTGAAATGATTCAATGCCCAGTCTTGAGCAGTCTTACTCAGAGTTGCAACACCGCTCTTGTGAATGACTAGATTATAGTTTCGGTTATAAGCACCGATTGCCGTATGCAGAACACAAATGTCGGTACAAACACCCACTAGGTGAAGAGTATCAACATGGCGTTCACGGAGCATTAAATCAAGATTAGTCCCAACGAATGAACTATAGCGAGTTTTATCCATCTGAAAGACCTTAGGACTCTTTTTATGACTTTGGTACCAATCATTTAGTTTTCCATATAACTGACGACCCCAGGTTCCTCTAACGTTATGGGTTGGAAACAGTTTCGTTTCCGGATGGTACGGGTTGCCTTTGATGTGAACATCAGTTGGTAAGATCACCCAGTCGCCATTCTGATAGAATTGATTAGCAAGTTTAATAATGCTAGGTTCTAGTTTCTGAGCGGGCTTACCACAGGTTAACGAACCCTTATCGGCAACGAAGTCATTCGTATAATCAATAATCAGTAAAGCTTGATGACTGTTGTAGATATCACTCATGATATAGCTCCTTACGTTACTTATTAGTTAACTTAATGTAATCGTCAATCTGTTTTAGATAGAACTTTTTAGCCGTATTACTGATCCATGATGATAAGAATGAATTCTTAGCAATCTTAACCAGATCTTCGCGGCTTAGATGATATTTTTCAGCGAATTTATAGTAGTTGTCATCAATGTAGTTACTACCCATGTAACCAGGATCATCTGAATTAAAGCTAACTAAGGCACCCTTCTTTAAGAGTTCTAACGTTGGCTTAGCTTTCATGTCGTGATAAATATATAGATTTGAGATTGGACAAATCGTAAAGCCAAGCTGCTTTTGAATGGCAAAGTCCATTAAGTCAGGATCGGCAACGATGTTAACACCGTGGTCAATCCGTTCGACCTCGATGATTTCTAGAGCCTGTTTAATGTGCTTTAAAGTATCCACCTGGTCAGGGTCACAATGCATTGTTAAATGATATCCTTCGGTTTTGGCCTTGGCGAATAACATCATGAACTTTAACGGCGGGTTGTGATGTTCATCAGAATCTAGACCTAAGCCTAGGATCCAGCCTTTTTCATGATAAGGCTTGGCTTGAATCAATGTTTTACGAGCCGATTCTTTAGAAAAGTCACGAAGGAAACACATGATTAATTGAGCATCAACACCTAATGCTCTAGCGTCAACTGCTGCTTGATGGATTCCGTTAATAACGGTTGAGAAGGAAATTCCTCGACTGGTGTGCGCCTGTGGATCGAAGAATAGTTCGACATGTTTAACGCTACTCTTAGCCATTTTCTTTAAGTATGCCCAGGTTAAGTCATAGAAATCCTGTTCGGTAATCAATGTTTGCATCCCCGCATAATAGGATTTTAAAAATGCTGCCAAACCGTATTTGTAACTTCGGTTGATTTGATCAGGACTGCTAACACCTAGATCAATTCCGTTACGTTTAGCTAGTTTAAATTCCAAATCGGGTTCTAACGTGCCCTCAATATGAACATGTAATTCGGCCTTTGGTAAACCATCGACAAATTTACGTGTAATCTTTTCTGACATAAATATTTCCTTCTTGCTATAATAAATTCGTAAAAGCATCAACGATTTTTATGGTAGCCCCTTTATAAATAAAAATCCAGCTCATATGTGAGATAAGTTAACATAAGAGTTGGATTTTTAAATAATTTTATTAAATTTTTACTTATTATCAGAATAATCAGCTGAGCTAGCCAATTTCTTTAACTTCTTGAAACGACTTAGTTCATCTTCAAGATGCTCAATGGTGCCGTTAACCGAACGGGAACCAAGCGGTAATTGCAACGGTAACTTATCAGGATGATTATTAACCAAATCATAGATAATCTTAGCGGCTTTGTTAGGATCACCCTTTTCGTCACCGGCTCGCTTAGCCATGAATTTCATCTGCGGATTTAAGAACTGGTAATTCTTGATGTGAGATAATTCCGGATGAGCCGTTGTTGAAAAATGAGTGCGGAACGCACTTGGCTCAACTAGCATCACTTTAATTCCGGATGGCTTAACTTCACGGGCTAGGACCTGGTTCATTCCTTCAACGGCATACTTAGCACCGGTGTAATATGCAACGTCCAAAAATGGGTTAAAACCTGACATGGATGAGAAGTCCACGATGACGCCTTGTTTTTGTTTTCGCATGATCGGTAAGACTTCTCGCGTCATCTTGGTTAATCCCCAGACATCGGCATCAAACATCTTTTGAGCGGCAACAATTGGTGTTTCTTCGTAGGTTCCGACGATTCCATAGCCAGCGTTGTTGACTAAAACGTCGATTCGACCGAATTTAGCTTTAGCCACCTTAACGGAACTTTCGATCTGATTATTGTCGGTTACATCTAATTGAACCTTTAAGATCTGACCATGATTGTACTGATCTAGATAATCCAACTGCGTCTTCGGTTTACGGGCCGTAGCAACTAAATTAACGTTCTTTTTCTGAGCTAATAAAGTAGCTAAACATTTACCAAAACCGGTATGGCATCCGGTAACAAGCCAAGTTTTATTCATAACGATCCCCTCCGTTTAATTAATTCTTTAACTAAATTGATTATAATTTAATTCATTCTAAATACCAACGGCAGATTTAACTTCAGGCTAAAAATAACGCCGACGATTTCCACTCGCCGACGTTACCGCATGATGCGCATTGCCTTGCGCAACTTTAATTATACAGGACTTAAGGTATATACCACAATTAGTTTAATTAGTAAATAATTTTGAAATTTAATATGTAACCGTTTACAAATTGTGCTATTATAATCAAATGTTAAAGGAGATATTTGGTAAATGAATATTTTAATCGCGATTCTGCCCGCTCTGTTATGGGGCTCAGGACCAATCTTAGCAACGTTGGTCGGTGGTAAACCGATTCAACAGGTTACCGGAACTTGTTACGGTCAAATAATTATTGGTCTAATCTTATTTTTGATTTTTAGACCGTCAATCACGTTTTATCAATTTTTATGGCCATTTTTAGGTGGCTTATTATGGGCCATTGCTCAATTGATGCAATTCACTTCATTTAAACAGTTGAACGTTTCAATTGCTATGCCAATTTCCACTGGTTTGCAGTTGATTGAAATTCCGCTTGCCGGAGTTATTTTCTGGGGCGACTGGGGAACGCCAGCTGAAAAATTAGCTGGTTTCTTGGCCATTTTGGTTTTGATTACTGGGATCAACATGACCAGTATCAACGATCATTCGTCCAGTACCGAAAAGCATATGGACTACAAAGGCGGCCTGATGAATCTAATCGTCGGTTCCTTTGGCTATACTGCCTGTTCAGTCTTTCCAAAGATTACCAACGCTAGCGGCTTAACGAATTTAATGCCGCAAACCTTAGGGATGTTCTTGGGTGGTGTCTTAATGGCAACCTACTACCAAGCCAAAAGTCATAATAATATTTTAACGGCTAAGGTATCGTTTAAGAACGCTTGCGTCGGTTTATTGGGTGGACTTGGTACTTACTGTTACCTATTTTCGTTAAGTCACTTGGGTCCAGCTACCGCATTCCCGTTAACCCAGATGAACGTTGTCGTTTCTACTTTAGGTGGTGTCTTTATTCTTAAAGAACACAAGGACCACAAGGAAATGTCATTCATTATCGCTGGATTAATTTTAATCATCGGTGCCGCAACTGTGATTGCACGTCTATAGTATAAGTTATTAACGGTTCGCTAATTTAGTTAGCGGATTTTTTTATTAACAAATTAATGTTAAGGGATGATTCTTTTGGATATATTTATTGCGATTTTACCAGCCCTGCTCTGGGGTGCTGGTCCGTTGTTAGCTACCCTAGTCGGTGGTAAGCCAATCCAGCAGGTCACCGGGACCTGTTACGGTCAGTTCGTGATCGGTGTCGTTTTATATTTGGTCTACGGTATGATTTTTGGCATGCCTGCGATCACCTTTAAATTACTCTTCTGGCCACTGCTAGGTGGGATCTTATGGGCCGTTGCCCAACTGATGCAATTCACCTCATTCAAACAATTAAGCGTTTCAATCGCAATGCCGATTTCAACCGGTTTACAAGTCATCGAGATCCCGTTATTGGGGGTCATCTTCTGGGGCGAATGGTACATGCCTCACGCCAAGTTATACGGTTTTATCAGTATCGCCGTTCTGATCATCGGGATTTGTTTGACCAGTTATAAGCAGAACGCTTCGAGTAACAAGAAACTAGATTATAAAGGCGGCTTAACAATGCTAATCGTTGGTTCCTTTGGTTATACCGCCTGCTCGATCTTCCCGAAGATTAGTGATGCACACACCTTTAGTCAGACCATCGTTCTTTGCCTAGGTCAGAATATCGGGATGTGCTTAGGTGCTGCTGTCATGGCTGCCTTTATCCAGCATAAAGCCCACTTCAACGTTTTAACCGCTAAAGTATCGTTCAAGAACATGATCGTCGGTTTACTTGGTGGGATTGGTATCCTTTGCTATTTATACGCATTAAGTAAGTTAGGTCCGGCTACCGCATTTCCATTAACTCAAATGAACGTTCTGGTCTCCACTCTTGGTGGAATCTTCATTCTTCATGAACATAAGACCTATAAGGAAATGGCCTTTATCCTGATTGGTTTAGTACTGATATTAGGTGCCGCTACCGTGATTGCTCAATTAAAGTAGTTTATTAATTAGATAAATATTTTGGCGTGATGGTTTAAAAATCATCACGCTTTTTTGTTTATTTTTCAACTGTTTTGCGTCTTTTTACGTAATATATATTGTTGCAGTTCTTTCACCATTAGACTGTTAATTTTTATTAACAAGAGTTATCATAAGATTAGCGTTACTAATCATAACGATTAATTAAAGAGAAAATAAATTGAAATTATTGATAACTCCGATCATTAATTTAAAGGAGACTTAATATGGCAAAGAAACAAGATCAAGCCAAAATGCGTAAAAACGCTTTAGATGGGGCCTTGAAACAGATTACCAAAGAGTTCGGGAAAGGTTCCATTATGCGAATGTCAGACCGTCCGTTAACGGTCCCAACATTTTCATCCGGCAGTTTAGCAATTGATAACGCCTTAGGTGGTGGCTACCCGATGGGCCGAATCACTGAAATTTACGGCCCTGAATCAGCTGGTAAAACTACCCTAGCTTTAGAAGCTACTGCTCAAGTGCAGAAACATGGTGGTGTCGTTGCTTATATCGATGCCGAAAATGCTCTGGATCCTGACTATGCTAAGGCATTGGGTGTTAATATTAACGATTTGCTTCTATCTCAACCGGATACCGGTGAACAAGGTTTACAAATTGCTAATGCCCTGGTTAAAAGTAGTGCCGTTGATCTAATCGTCGTTGATTCCGTTGCGGCTTTAGTACCCCGTCAGGAAATCGAAGGTGAAATGGGTGACAGTCACGTTGGTTTACAGGCCCGTATGATGTCACAAGCCTTACGTTCTTTCTCAGGTGAATTAAGCCGTACCAATACCGCCATGATCTTCATTAACCAACTTCGTGAAAAGGTTGGTGTGATGTTTGGTAACCCTGAAACCACCCCTGGTGGTCGTGCCCTGAAGTTCTACTCGTCAGTTCGTTTAGAAATTCGTCGTGGTAAGAAGATCAAGAAAGGCACCGATGTAATTGGTTGCCAAGGTAAAGTCAAAATTACCAAGAACAAGATTGCCCCGCCGTTCAAGCGTTGCACCGTTGACATCATGTTCGGTGGAGGTATCAGTCAATTAGGTGAACTAATTGACATGGGTGCTGACAAAGACATCATTGATAAAGCTGGTGCCTGGTACTCTTATGATGGCAAACGAATTGGTCAGGGTCGTGAAAACGCCAAGAAATGGTTACATGATCATCCAGATGCATGCAAGAAACTTTATAACGAAGTCCGTACGGCTTATGGGATGAAAGCTGATCCTGACGATTCTAATGATAAGGATAAAACCGATAAAGATAAAAAAGCTAGTTCAGATAAGAAAGCTAAATCCCCTAAGCAGGAAAATTTATTACACGGCAAGAAAGCTGATAAATAATGAAGATCATATCAGACCGGAAACATTTAGCCCATCTGATTAAAATGAATATTCGTTGGTATGATCGGCAGGCAAAGCAACGTGACCAGGGAACCTTAAGTAAGACCTGGGTTAAATACGTTGCTAAATTGAATTTGAAACAATGGACGGCACTTCAGCACGGAAGTGACGCCCTTTCGTTATCCACCTATCAACATACCCTTCGTTTATTGACTGATATGGAAGAAAGCGTCTTGGGGACTGCTTACCAGTCTTGTCGACAGCAGGGGTCAAAGCCCAAGCTCAATTCAATGGCTACGGCTAAGCAGAACATGCAAAAAGTCTTGGCGGGAATTAAACAGCAGCAAAAATCACGGCCCAATCCGAAAGCTAAGTCTAATTCAGCTATGAATAAGGCTAAACAGAATTTACTTAAGGTTTTAGGCCCGGTTGAGCAGACTCCATCCCGATCCAAGCGTGTGATTACTTTAATTAAAGCGCAACGTCGTAAAAACCGGTTTAACGTTTACGTTAACGGTCGCTATGCATTTCCAGCTGGAATTAACGAACTGACGAAATATCACCTTCGAATTGGGATGTCGATTTCAAGATCTCTTGAAAAAAAGATCAGCGAATCATCTGACGTTTCAAAGATGTTCACCCGAGCTTCCGCTAGAATTGTTCATCACTTAAGAACTGAACATGAGATCCAGAAATGGTTACACCAAAAGTATGATGCCTCACCGACCGATGCTGATAAAGTCATCAAAATGCTTAAGAACTACCACTTGATTGATGATTCCCAGTATTCAAAGGAATACATTCGAGAAGAAATTATTAGTGGCAGTAAAGGTCCACTCGCTATCAGTCGATTTCTTCGATCAAAAGGTGTCAGTGATTTAACGATTCAGGACGTCATGGCAAAGGTTTACCCAGTTGATAAACAATTATCGGTAG
This window encodes:
- a CDS encoding GRP family sugar transporter yields the protein MNILIAILPALLWGSGPILATLVGGKPIQQVTGTCYGQIIIGLILFLIFRPSITFYQFLWPFLGGLLWAIAQLMQFTSFKQLNVSIAMPISTGLQLIEIPLAGVIFWGDWGTPAEKLAGFLAILVLITGINMTSINDHSSSTEKHMDYKGGLMNLIVGSFGYTACSVFPKITNASGLTNLMPQTLGMFLGGVLMATYYQAKSHNNILTAKVSFKNACVGLLGGLGTYCYLFSLSHLGPATAFPLTQMNVVVSTLGGVFILKEHKDHKEMSFIIAGLILIIGAATVIARL
- a CDS encoding SDR family oxidoreductase yields the protein MNKTWLVTGCHTGFGKCLATLLAQKKNVNLVATARKPKTQLDYLDQYNHGQILKVQLDVTDNNQIESSVKVAKAKFGRIDVLVNNAGYGIVGTYEETPIVAAQKMFDADVWGLTKMTREVLPIMRKQKQGVIVDFSSMSGFNPFLDVAYYTGAKYAVEGMNQVLAREVKPSGIKVMLVEPSAFRTHFSTTAHPELSHIKNYQFLNPQMKFMAKRAGDEKGDPNKAAKIIYDLVNNHPDKLPLQLPLGSRSVNGTIEHLEDELSRFKKLKKLASSADYSDNK
- the add gene encoding adenosine deaminase, coding for MSEKITRKFVDGLPKAELHVHIEGTLEPDLEFKLAKRNGIDLGVSSPDQINRSYKYGLAAFLKSYYAGMQTLITEQDFYDLTWAYLKKMAKSSVKHVELFFDPQAHTSRGISFSTVINGIHQAAVDARALGVDAQLIMCFLRDFSKESARKTLIQAKPYHEKGWILGLGLDSDEHHNPPLKFMMLFAKAKTEGYHLTMHCDPDQVDTLKHIKQALEIIEVERIDHGVNIVADPDLMDFAIQKQLGFTICPISNLYIYHDMKAKPTLELLKKGALVSFNSDDPGYMGSNYIDDNYYKFAEKYHLSREDLVKIAKNSFLSSWISNTAKKFYLKQIDDYIKLTNK
- a CDS encoding GRP family sugar transporter is translated as MDIFIAILPALLWGAGPLLATLVGGKPIQQVTGTCYGQFVIGVVLYLVYGMIFGMPAITFKLLFWPLLGGILWAVAQLMQFTSFKQLSVSIAMPISTGLQVIEIPLLGVIFWGEWYMPHAKLYGFISIAVLIIGICLTSYKQNASSNKKLDYKGGLTMLIVGSFGYTACSIFPKISDAHTFSQTIVLCLGQNIGMCLGAAVMAAFIQHKAHFNVLTAKVSFKNMIVGLLGGIGILCYLYALSKLGPATAFPLTQMNVLVSTLGGIFILHEHKTYKEMAFILIGLVLILGAATVIAQLK
- a CDS encoding cysteine hydrolase family protein, which produces MSDIYNSHQALLIIDYTNDFVADKGSLTCGKPAQKLEPSIIKLANQFYQNGDWVILPTDVHIKGNPYHPETKLFPTHNVRGTWGRQLYGKLNDWYQSHKKSPKVFQMDKTRYSSFVGTNLDLMLRERHVDTLHLVGVCTDICVLHTAIGAYNRNYNLVIHKSGVATLSKTAQDWALNHFKNCLGAKIVK
- the recA gene encoding recombinase RecA, whose translation is MAKKQDQAKMRKNALDGALKQITKEFGKGSIMRMSDRPLTVPTFSSGSLAIDNALGGGYPMGRITEIYGPESAGKTTLALEATAQVQKHGGVVAYIDAENALDPDYAKALGVNINDLLLSQPDTGEQGLQIANALVKSSAVDLIVVDSVAALVPRQEIEGEMGDSHVGLQARMMSQALRSFSGELSRTNTAMIFINQLREKVGVMFGNPETTPGGRALKFYSSVRLEIRRGKKIKKGTDVIGCQGKVKITKNKIAPPFKRCTVDIMFGGGISQLGELIDMGADKDIIDKAGAWYSYDGKRIGQGRENAKKWLHDHPDACKKLYNEVRTAYGMKADPDDSNDKDKTDKDKKASSDKKAKSPKQENLLHGKKADK
- a CDS encoding RecX family transcriptional regulator — encoded protein: MKIISDRKHLAHLIKMNIRWYDRQAKQRDQGTLSKTWVKYVAKLNLKQWTALQHGSDALSLSTYQHTLRLLTDMEESVLGTAYQSCRQQGSKPKLNSMATAKQNMQKVLAGIKQQQKSRPNPKAKSNSAMNKAKQNLLKVLGPVEQTPSRSKRVITLIKAQRRKNRFNVYVNGRYAFPAGINELTKYHLRIGMSISRSLEKKISESSDVSKMFTRASARIVHHLRTEHEIQKWLHQKYDASPTDADKVIKMLKNYHLIDDSQYSKEYIREEIISGSKGPLAISRFLRSKGVSDLTIQDVMAKVYPVDKQLSVAKHMAKDKFKMQTHTPFAKRLRKIKTALVRKGFNFEIASQAVNECHFQPDHSMQKLLLNKYTRQAFRRYGRKLTPNNRYQINMKIKRFLYRKGFDFDTIDQAMEEYQQNK